aattaaagtaaaacaaatatatagaaaataaattatgagaattaaaataataatgaaaccatttaaaatacttaataataaatacaattaagtAAGTTCAATTTAAAAGATCCAATTAAATAGAATAATGATTTGTGAATAAACCTACAAAGTTCAATCAATGTCCAATAAAATAGgacccccctttttttctggagTGTCAGTTTTTCTGCCCTTGTGTTTCACAGTTGAGCTCCTCCCTTACTCTGACTTCAGTCATCACATATACCATaaacatttcccccccccccgtgttGCCTTCAGGGACCCACCAGGTTCTGGTTCAGAGGGACCCGTTTGATGGGGTGATCGAGCGCATGGCTCTGGGGGTACTGGCCGGGATGGCAGCAGGGACGGCCCTGAGATCCTTCCTCTTCAtgcccttcttcttctgctgagcTCCATCACTAACAAGGAagcacacttcctgtctgtggacAGAAACTACCCTCCGTTTTTGTACCGGATACTTCAAATGTattcctgctgctcttctggTTCTGTCTTTATGCACTTTAGAATACAACCCTTAAGGAGCAAACATGTCTCCTGATACTAGTGAACCTCATGTACCGGTGAGCATTTGCAAACGCCATGACATTTTGTCTGTAATTCTTTAATTTGCTGCCTGAATTTTACACTTCACATCTTGAAAATGTGTCTTCGGTGATCATAAACACTTtatgtattaaaaatataaaacgtGAAGCTGATTCAAAATGATTGCCTGGATGCATACAGAATAACTAATGCATTTAACTACATGGTGTTAGTTTGCTAAACCAATCCCAACTATCTTTGCAGATCTGTTCACACATACTTTTGTGATTTCATCCATGGATTCTTTTTGCCATTTCTGCCTGTGCTTGCTTACAGATTAAAGGTAATTTGCCTCTGCTGAAGAAGACCTGAGAGCTCAGGAAATAGGTTATAAGTGGACCTTAAATTGGGATCATTTGCAAGATCAAGAAGACATTTAGAAGGGAAACGTTTGAGTGATAGGTCACAATGAGTTTATGATGCTTCAGATGAAATCATGATGATTTATGTGTCAAAATAAGGCTTAAAAGCAGCAGACAAAGTGAGTAAGGTCTCCTTGTTTAAGGCCAGAATGAGCTCTCATATTTAATGCATTTGCAAAAGCACAgtcacatttcaaagtaaaacgtTGGACAAAGTTGGATTCCTGtattcatcattattatttatatcccAAAATTATTTCTACTTAGTCTGtcaaaacacataaaacagCATTGAATTCTCACACTAAAGATGATGCAGTCCCCTCAGCTGACAGGGAGAAGACATGAGTCGAGAAATGAACCGGAGGATTTAATCTTCTACAGTTTAGAAATCTGTAAGGTGTTCATCCGCCACGTTCCTAAGATTCaatatgaattaaaaaccaaaaactAATTGTTGAATCATGAAGTGAAACTCCCATTAAATGACGTCTCTTGGATCTGCAGAACTCTTCTTTATCAAAGCACTGCAGGACAGGAACTCTGACTCCTCACGTCCATGTGCCTGTGGATTATTAGCTGGATTGGTACGTTAAAGAATTCAGTATATCGATCCCAAAACTAGCTTCTaatacatgctaacatgctacatgctaacgcttttatccaaagtgactgaCACACTGCAGTCCTGTGGACATGAAGGAAGGACACTTAGACCTGTTGACTGCTGGGGCTGCGGatcaaaccactgaccctctgattgaaccccccccccccaccaccaccaccccattTAAAATCTCACAGAAGCATATTTGGCAAAGACAGGAATATTTGATTCAGCTTCtatccaaaacaacaaagaatcAAACCAATTGTTAGCATTTGAAACAGTTTTCAGTCTATGTTGGAAGAAAtgtagactttctgctgtccttGAAATCAATATGGAGCTTAATTTACCATTTTGaggccaggatagcaaacaggcaCGTTTAAAACCACCCATCACAAGGAAAATCAGCCCAAAGATCGTACGTCAACCCATCGAGACACCCTATGTTAACATTGTCTACACTCAAGTAACTCCTAAATTAAATGCAGGTTTATATCCCGGAGGAAATGTCCGTTAAAGGTTATGGTGGAAGTCTAATTGCTTAATATACAAAATGTTGGCATCAGGCTCGGACGTTTTACAAAATATCTGCACCAGTTTGGACCGGTTTCACACGTGTGTTTAAACGTCGGCCGACTCAAAGCTCTGAGCATTAAGCTGCTCTggtaaaaacatgttaaacttgcagaaaatgtccattaaattatgtttaaaatgttcattttatggGTTCTTTAAAGACTGAAGCACTCATCTGTGCATCCTATGTTAAAAGTGCGTTAAAGGGTCTTGAACGTTTGGACTTCAGTGGTTGTTTTGTAACGTTAAATGCTTGTTCACTGGTTTCTCGTCTAAATATCTGTCCTTGTTGATGCTCGTACCGTACCTTATTGTAGTGTGGTGGAGTATCTAAGTTCAGCCCATtgtctttacaaaaataaatcccttGATCACCTCTTCAGTCACTCCTCTTTACACGTgactcccctccctctccccttccctctgtcctctcctaACTTCCCCTCCGCCTGAAGTTTCCGGATCAGATCGTGAGGACCCTTCCCCAGCAGGGCCGACGGGTGCCGGTACGAACCCCCCAGCCGGTCCCACAGCGTGAAGTACTGCCCGTAGTTGTAGTCGAAGAACAGGTGGTGGTCGGTGTGGTGCGCCGAGCCGTTGATGGCGGGCGTGAGGGCGGGGGGGACACGGTAGTCCCCGTCGTGGATGGAGATGGTCCAGATGTTGACGAAGACGTAGAGGGCGAGGTAGAGCAGCTTGTGCAGCGGGAAGAGGAAGGGGTAGATGTGGTACGGGAGGCCCTGCAGGAAGCCGTCCACCGGGTGGAAGGCGTGGCTGGCGAACGGAGACGGGATCTTCCAGATGTGGTGAGGCTTGTGGAACAGCTGCGAGAGATTCAGAAGATAGCATGTTGGTAATGAACATCTTAAGGCTCCTCCGACATACAATATGCTTAACACATAATAATTAATAAGGAAGTTAAATAGTGCCAGTGAGTAGGGATGGCACATTTCTCAGTCGAAGCAGATGTTTAACCGTTagctttttgttatttcttctcCTTTTGTTCCAGGAAACAAACTCTAATGTTAGACTGCATTTACTGATCCTTACTCTCAGCACGGTGCAGatatcctgcagcagcagctcctcacacacaggagaggagacgcccccTTCAGTCAGTGTTTAACCCTTCAAATTGAAGGACGGACTACAGTTTTTGTCCCTGATAATTCAAATTAATCACGCTAATGCAACCTCTTCCCGTCAACGAGCAAAACCTAAAAATGGGCGCCTTCCAGCGGAGCATGTGAGCAGCTGTCAGCAGGTCAGACTGTGTGGAATGAGTGAGGTGTTTACAAGCTGTCCTCACCTTGTAAATGAGCCGGTGGTGCAGGAAGCGATGGATCCAGTAGATGCACATGtcagtgaagaagaggaaggagatcATACTGAGGAAGAGCCCGGGCCAGCctgagagcacacacacactacatcgTCACACACCACTGAAAACAGGGGAACATTCAGGGTGTACTGAAAGCTGTTTTCCACCCACCTAGCGGGGAGTCGTGGACGTTGTCGTACAGTCTGCTGTATCCTCGAACTTCAACGAAAAACAGAGCCACCGTGGGGATGCTGATCACAGGAAGTGAGGTCATCGCGTATTTGATCTCCCTCCGAACCTGATTCTAAGGAgaatacaaaatacaacaattatgaattaattcaataaacaaacagaccTCTCTATCTATGAGGGGATGGATTTGTTGGCATAAAGAAAAATTCAGAATACTGAGAGCTTTTCTCGTCCAAATCAATGTGTACCTTGACCTTTTTAGCTAAAGACAAGACACTTTACTGCGTCACATCTAATTCGTTCAATATGATCTGATCTCACTTTTAGTTTTCACTTAAGGTCTTAGTGTTCTTCAAGCAAAGAGCTTTTAAGGCCCGCTTTAACACGCACAAAGAGCTCAGAGGTACTGGAGAGAGATCAGGGAGAGAGGAAGCACAGATACTAAGTGTACAGCTGGTGAATTTGAAGCACACCGAGAGATTTATAACACTACTTAAAgtctgacaaacaaacacatgatgtcactatgttcaggaagtagacaaagcagtccaatggaggcgttttagtGGAAGTGCTGTGGCTACACAGGCTCTCTTTACCTCCAGGAATTGTGGGTGTTTCATCAGATTGTGGTCGAAGATGAAGAAGTAGCTGATGGCCCCGAGGCCCAGGTAGAGGACGGCGGCCCCCAGGTTGGTGAGCACCAGCAGGCTGACGATCTGCCGCAGGGCCCCGTCCTCAGGCCAGGAGGCCGGGTACACATACGGGGTGAGGACGTAATGATCGGCAACATTCAGCACAAGATCCATGGTGAGATCTACAACGTACGGGGAAAAAACAGAgagcaaacacactttaaaagacAGAAGACTACATTACCCAGAAAGCACTGCTGTTTGCTTGAATTTGAAGTGTTTGTGAGGACCGATACTCAGGGGCAGTAAATACaagatgcttttatttatatatattaggTTTATATAATAGGTTTAGAAGATAGCAGATCATCCTTTGATGAACTGTATTTTATGACATGATGAgctcattttcaaaatgacaaaaccTTTATCTGCATGTCCGTAAAATAAGTTACACTGGGTTTTATTACAGCAGTTCACAGATTAAACAATACGTCTTTATATGTGTTTAACTGAGCCATCTTCATCTGCTGTTGACACAAATAAGATAAGAGAGGAAATGTAATAAGTGGACCTGACAGAGTAAGAATAACtgtcttaaatacatttataaaaggagGAAAAGTCATAAACAAAAGAAGGCGTACTGCTCCCTTCTTCAGAGCAATTTTACCTTTACATTTACTAAAGAtttgaaacacactttttaagGACTTATCTGGATATGTTACACGTCTTATTAGCAAATCATATCAAGATTATAATTATGATTAAACTTGAACGTCTTTAATTAACAATTAACTGAATAAACTAGGAACAAAACCCACCCACACAACTCTTGCATTGACGTTAAATGTGATAACTTTTCTTGATCCAAACACAGTTTTGACACCTTGTGGAGTGTATCCAACAGAAGCAATAACagtaatataaaatgatgtgtgtAGTATATGTATTGTGTGTCCTGTTCTGATTGATTGTGCAGGTGGACCTTGACTTCTTCATTTGGCACTCTGATCCCTGGAAGGTGACCCATTTCCAACACTTCATGTGTCGCACAATTCATGCGATTTatacaaacaacacaacacattttaaagacttACACCATATACAAAtcacacaaatgcacattgATCATCTGCAGGTAAAGCTCCATTAGGTCTGTGACTGAGGTGTCTCATTTTATGTTACGTATTCCTCAGCGACCGTTACGTAAAGCTAAATACACGTAATTTCTAAGcatcaacaaagacaaaatgcaGCATCACGTTGTCTTTAAAGGTTATATTAAAGTgctctgtctttatttcaaatCTAAAGTTAAATTCGAACCGTACCTTGTGTTTGTTGCTCGTACTCCGGTACAGCAGTGGAGAGGATGTGCACTAAGGGAAAAAGCGAGCTagcgaccaatcagagcggagtTTACCTTTACGTCATAGAAGCATTTGTCCAATCAGCGCGCAGTTCCTCATCACGGCAGTCCTGTTATGATTTCTGATTGGCCAATTGGAGGATCTGATCATGGTGCTACAGAAACAGCTGGAGCAGAGGCCGAAACGCCCCCAGATTAATGCACAAACCCAGGTTAATGCTccttaatgtttgtttttattattaatacatacaGTTTTAGCATGATTATTCCGGGGGGACAAAAATGTAGGTTGTCTCATGTTAATTCAGATGTAACCAACCttcattcaaaaaaacattgaatagtCAATTATAGTTTTATGTGCAACTCTTCGATTCGGCCgattcatttttataatatgttCTATTTTGACAACATTATTCTAGTATTCTCACTGCATTTTTGGTGTATATAACGTTTGCGTGTTATATGATGATGATATAACTTCCTTTTTTAGGTAATGTTTTAACCATTGCACTGCCGAATCTTCCAAAAGAGGCTGATTGATTGTAAAAGCATAATTTTAAGTTATTAAAATAGTGAATTATTAACAAATCAGCCAGACTAAATTACTTTTGCATGATTTATGAATGAAGTTTGGCCAAGCTGATTCACTGTTACATTTGCCTGTTACAAAACCGATGTCATTTCCTGTTTAACGTTATTATTTA
This Eleginops maclovinus isolate JMC-PN-2008 ecotype Puerto Natales chromosome 11, JC_Emac_rtc_rv5, whole genome shotgun sequence DNA region includes the following protein-coding sequences:
- the sc5d gene encoding lathosterol oxidase; protein product: MDLVLNVADHYVLTPYVYPASWPEDGALRQIVSLLVLTNLGAAVLYLGLGAISYFFIFDHNLMKHPQFLENQVRREIKYAMTSLPVISIPTVALFFVEVRGYSRLYDNVHDSPLGWPGLFLSMISFLFFTDMCIYWIHRFLHHRLIYKLFHKPHHIWKIPSPFASHAFHPVDGFLQGLPYHIYPFLFPLHKLLYLALYVFVNIWTISIHDGDYRVPPALTPAINGSAHHTDHHLFFDYNYGQYFTLWDRLGGSYRHPSALLGKGPHDLIRKLQAEGKLGEDRGKGRGRGVTCKEE